The Penaeus monodon isolate SGIC_2016 unplaced genomic scaffold, NSTDA_Pmon_1 PmonScaffold_165, whole genome shotgun sequence genome includes a window with the following:
- the LOC119569557 gene encoding spermatogenesis-associated protein 5-like protein 1 — MWQNITGTSALCRNRTCLVATAGAELVSPYEGESENNFIKVAQRAQSLSDEGPCMFFIDEIDSLCPMRTKESSLHQLRLTAQVKNF; from the exons ATGTGGCAAAACATCACTGGTACGTCAGCTCTGTGCAGAAACAGAACATGTCTGGTTGCAACAGCTGGAGCAGAGCTAGTCAGTCCATatgaaggagaaagtgaaaataaCTTTATAAAA GTGGCTCAGCGTGCTCAGTCTTTGAGCGATGAAGGTCCGTGTATGTTCTTCATAGATGAAATTGATTCTTTGTGCCCAATGAGAACAAAAGAGTCAAGTCTCCATCAACTCCGGCTTACAGCACAGGTTAAGAATTTTTGA